One genomic segment of Ctenopharyngodon idella isolate HZGC_01 chromosome 7, HZGC01, whole genome shotgun sequence includes these proteins:
- the LOC127515329 gene encoding histone H2B-like — translation MPEPAKSAPKKGSKKAVTKTAGKGGKKRKRSRKESYAIYVYKVLKQVHPDTGISSKAMGIMNSFVNDIFERIAGEASRLAHYNKRSTITSREIQTAVRLLLPGELAKHAVSEGTKAVTKYTSSK, via the coding sequence ATGCCTGAACCAGCGAAGTCCGCCCCCAAAAAGGGATCGAAGAAGGCTGTCACTAAAACTGCTGGCAAGGGAGGAAAGAAGCGCAAGAGATCCAGGAAGGAGAGCTACGCTATCTACGTGTACAAAGTCCTGAAGCAGGTTCATCCCGACACCGGAATCTCTTCCAAGGCGATGGGAATCATGAACTCTTTCGTCAACGACATCTTCGAGCGCATCGCCGGTGAAGCGTCTCGTCTCGCTCACTACAACAAGCGCTCCACCATCACATCGAGAGAGATCCAGACCGCCGTGCGTCTGCTGCTGCCCGGTGAACTGGCCAAACACGCCGTGTCTGAGGGCACAAAGGCTGTGACCAAATACACCAGCTCAAAATAA
- the LOC127515321 gene encoding histone H2A-like, translating into MSGRGKTGGKARAKAKSRSSRAGLQFPVGRVHRLLRKGNYAQRVGAGAPVYLAAVLEYLTAEILELAGNAARDNKKTRIIPRHLQLAVRNDEELNKLLGGVTIAQGGVLPNIQAVLLPKKTEKTAKTK; encoded by the coding sequence ATGAGTGGACGAGGAAAAACCGGTGGAAAGGCTCGTGCCAAAGCTAAGAGTCGCTCTTCCAGGGCGGGACTGCAGTTCCCCGTCGGCCGTGTTCACAGGCTTCTCCGCAAAGGCAACTATGCTCAGCGCGTTGGTGCCGGTGCTCCAGTTTATTTGGCCGCTGTGCTCGAGTATCTCACTGCTGAGATCCTGGAGTTGGCTGGAAACGCCGCTCGCGACAACAAAAAGACCCGTATCATTCCTCGTCACCTGCAGCTGGCGGTGCGCAACGACGAGGAGTTGAACAAGCTTCTGGGTGGCGTGACCATCGCTCAGGGTGGTGTGCTGCCCAACATTCAGGCCGTACTGCTGCCCAAGAAAACCGAGAAGACCGCGAAGACCAAGTAA